One region of Flavobacteriales bacterium genomic DNA includes:
- a CDS encoding acyl-CoA dehydrogenase family protein has protein sequence MAKTDLFQAPDYYQLDDLLTDEHKMVRDAARAWVKKEVSPIIEEHYEKATFPHNVVKGLAEVGAFGPYIPTEYGGAGLDQISYGLIMQELERCDSGLRSTASVQSSLVMYPIYKFGSEEQKKKYLPKLASGEWIGCFGLTEPDYGSNPGGMITNFKDAGDHVILNGAKMWISNAPFAQIAVVWAKDESGRIHGLIVERGMEGFSTPEMHGKWSLRASATGELIFNNVKVPKANILPGKSGLGAPLSCLDSARFGIAWGAIGAAMDCYDSALRYSMERIQFDVPIAAFQLTQKKLAEMLTEITKAQLLTWRLGVLRNEGRATSAQISMAKRNNVHMAISIAREARQIHGAMGITNEYSIMRHMMNLESVITYEGTHDVHLLITGADITGISAFKTAPLSK, from the coding sequence ATGGCAAAGACCGATTTATTCCAGGCTCCCGATTATTATCAGCTCGACGATTTGCTTACCGACGAACATAAAATGGTTCGCGATGCAGCACGTGCATGGGTGAAAAAAGAAGTTTCACCAATTATTGAGGAGCATTATGAAAAAGCAACCTTCCCTCACAATGTGGTTAAAGGATTAGCCGAAGTCGGCGCATTCGGACCCTATATTCCAACTGAATATGGCGGTGCAGGATTAGATCAGATTTCATACGGATTAATCATGCAGGAATTAGAGCGTTGCGATAGCGGATTACGTTCTACTGCTTCAGTTCAAAGTTCATTGGTGATGTATCCGATTTATAAATTCGGATCGGAAGAACAAAAAAAGAAATACCTGCCAAAACTGGCATCCGGTGAATGGATCGGATGTTTCGGATTAACAGAGCCCGACTACGGATCCAATCCGGGTGGAATGATCACCAATTTTAAAGACGCCGGCGATCATGTTATCCTTAACGGAGCAAAAATGTGGATCAGCAATGCACCCTTTGCACAAATTGCAGTGGTTTGGGCAAAAGATGAAAGCGGAAGAATTCACGGTTTAATCGTTGAACGCGGAATGGAAGGATTTTCCACTCCCGAAATGCACGGTAAATGGAGTTTGCGCGCATCGGCCACCGGTGAATTGATTTTTAATAATGTGAAAGTACCAAAAGCAAATATCCTTCCCGGTAAATCAGGACTCGGTGCTCCTTTAAGCTGTCTCGATTCGGCACGTTTCGGAATTGCCTGGGGTGCAATTGGTGCAGCAATGGATTGCTACGATTCAGCATTAAGATATTCCATGGAACGCATTCAGTTCGATGTTCCTATTGCAGCGTTTCAGTTGACGCAAAAAAAATTAGCTGAGATGTTAACCGAAATTACAAAAGCGCAATTGCTCACCTGGAGATTAGGTGTATTGCGTAATGAAGGAAGAGCAACATCTGCGCAAATTTCAATGGCAAAACGAAACAATGTGCATATGGCAATTTCCATTGCAAGAGAAGCGCGACAAATTCACGGAGCGATGGGTATTACCAATGAATATTCCATTATGCGTCATATGATGAATCTGGAATCGGTTATCACTTACGAAGGAACACATGATGTTCACTTGCTGATTACCGGTGCCGATATCACAGGAATCTCTGCATTCAAAACAGCGCCTTTGTCGAAAT
- a CDS encoding O-antigen ligase family protein encodes MLQKLAFPVHYAALIALCVGLSTSVFLMSLGSIGLALAFLLYGNPLQQLKKVKQDTYLIAAACFFGIHLIGLCWSTDYAFAFNDLRIKLPILLFPVLLAALPQLSKHQFKILMRLFVAATVVSTLISTGIYLEIFPSSRDISDVRNISPFVSHIRLSLVISTAILVMVRWIFIGEKSEKIIAPFLIAWLLYFLYILESATAYSVLSASMLFYIFYQIMHSGKRWVKATFGFSLLLIALVAFLFVRSVFIEFRTPKETRNNLPEFTPRGEMYHHQLDNDMMENGYYTWSNVCYAELKKGWNQRSSIPYDSLDKKNQALSQTLIRYMTSKGLKKDLDGISQLSDEDIRNIENGIANINYTKTRGLRKRIEQVFFEFDVYRYYKNATGNSVTQRLEFWQTATQIIQNHPLIGVGTGDAQLAFNAQYEANHSLLPPSNRLRSHNQFLAIGVAFGIIGIMLFLIYLALPFVKAWETGNLMFLIFYTGAIISLLTEDTLETQAGVAYFCFLGALFYYQMPELQDKTSE; translated from the coding sequence TTGTTGCAGAAATTAGCCTTTCCGGTACATTATGCCGCGTTAATTGCATTATGCGTGGGATTAAGCACATCCGTGTTCCTGATGAGCCTGGGATCAATAGGATTAGCTCTCGCTTTTCTGCTTTATGGTAATCCCCTGCAACAACTCAAAAAAGTAAAGCAGGATACCTATCTGATTGCCGCTGCCTGTTTTTTTGGAATTCACCTGATTGGTTTATGCTGGTCCACCGATTATGCATTTGCCTTTAATGATCTTCGCATTAAACTTCCGATTCTTTTATTCCCGGTTTTACTCGCCGCACTTCCGCAACTAAGCAAACATCAGTTTAAAATTTTAATGCGTCTGTTTGTCGCTGCCACTGTAGTTTCCACCTTGATTTCTACCGGAATTTATTTAGAAATTTTTCCATCGTCGCGCGACATCAGTGACGTGAGAAATATCTCTCCTTTTGTATCGCATATCCGCTTATCACTGGTGATTTCAACCGCAATTTTGGTAATGGTTCGCTGGATTTTTATTGGGGAAAAATCGGAAAAAATTATCGCGCCTTTTTTAATTGCATGGTTGCTCTACTTCCTTTACATTCTGGAATCGGCCACTGCTTATTCTGTGTTGAGTGCAAGCATGTTGTTTTATATTTTCTATCAAATTATGCATTCCGGCAAGCGATGGGTAAAAGCAACCTTCGGATTTTCACTCCTACTCATCGCATTAGTTGCCTTTTTATTTGTCCGCAGCGTTTTTATTGAATTCCGTACACCAAAAGAAACCCGAAACAACCTTCCGGAATTTACACCACGAGGAGAAATGTACCATCATCAACTCGATAATGACATGATGGAAAACGGATATTACACCTGGAGCAATGTGTGCTACGCCGAATTAAAAAAAGGATGGAATCAGCGTTCCTCCATTCCCTATGATAGTCTCGATAAAAAAAACCAGGCTCTTTCGCAAACGTTGATTCGCTACATGACCTCCAAAGGATTAAAAAAAGATCTTGACGGTATCAGTCAATTAAGCGATGAAGACATCCGGAATATTGAAAACGGAATTGCGAACATCAACTACACTAAAACACGAGGATTAAGAAAACGCATTGAGCAAGTATTTTTTGAATTTGATGTGTATCGCTATTATAAAAACGCTACCGGAAATTCGGTGACTCAACGACTGGAATTCTGGCAAACCGCTACACAAATCATCCAAAATCATCCTTTGATTGGAGTTGGAACCGGTGATGCACAATTGGCATTTAATGCACAATACGAAGCGAACCATTCCTTGCTTCCACCATCCAACCGATTGCGATCGCATAATCAGTTTTTAGCCATAGGTGTTGCCTTTGGAATAATTGGCATCATGTTGTTTCTGATTTATCTTGCCCTTCCCTTTGTTAAAGCATGGGAAACCGGAAACCTGATGTTTTTAATTTTTTATACCGGTGCGATCATTTCTCTGTTAACGGAAGACACCCTGGAAACGCAGGCCGGTGTAGCTTATTTTTGTTTCCTGGGAGCTTTGTTCTATTACCAGATGCCCGAACTTCAGGATAAAACCTCTGAATAA
- a CDS encoding DUF4271 domain-containing protein, translated as MSIFDPMPGIDSLQQESAPFVLLGKGSLLPEKPDSSALINMKSSLEQSLDWGSGLQLHEVKKGNDVWMFVLLTLLVGTVAVLRLGYHNKFRQLTDAFISARYMKQLMREELVLSHPFSITFLLNYAFSGGLLIFWALHFFSISWLNLPDFLEFLIISGALFLFLLIKSIIHLITQFIIGEDGGLTENRYALLLFPEITGILLLPFAILASFGPDYLFVPSLLIAGSLFLMIYLYRIGRGILAGLNAGSGVVFIFLYLCALEILPLIVTIKVLVSKIG; from the coding sequence ATGTCTATTTTTGACCCCATGCCGGGTATTGACAGTTTACAACAAGAAAGCGCTCCATTTGTTCTTTTGGGCAAGGGTTCGCTCTTACCAGAAAAACCCGACAGTTCTGCCCTGATCAACATGAAAAGCAGTCTTGAACAATCGCTGGATTGGGGAAGCGGACTTCAGCTTCACGAAGTGAAAAAGGGGAATGATGTATGGATGTTTGTTTTATTGACCCTTTTGGTAGGCACGGTTGCTGTTTTAAGGTTAGGTTATCACAATAAATTTCGTCAACTCACCGACGCATTTATTTCTGCCCGATACATGAAGCAACTGATGCGGGAGGAGTTGGTTTTAAGTCACCCCTTCTCGATTACCTTCTTATTGAACTATGCCTTTAGCGGGGGATTATTAATTTTTTGGGCCTTGCACTTTTTCTCCATTTCCTGGTTGAACCTGCCCGATTTTTTAGAATTTTTAATCATTAGTGGCGCATTGTTTCTTTTTCTACTGATCAAAAGCATCATACATCTGATTACCCAATTTATTATTGGGGAAGACGGGGGCTTAACTGAAAACCGGTATGCCTTGTTACTTTTTCCTGAAATAACCGGGATTTTACTCCTTCCTTTCGCCATTCTGGCCAGTTTTGGTCCTGATTACCTTTTTGTTCCGTCGCTGCTCATTGCCGGTTCCTTGTTTCTTATGATCTACCTCTACCGGATTGGAAGGGGAATTCTTGCCGGACTAAATGCAGGGAGTGGTGTTGTTTTTATTTTTTTATATCTTTGCGCGCTTGAAATCCTGCCCTTAATCGTAACGATAAAGGTGTTGGTGAGCAAAATTGGCTGA
- a CDS encoding ribonuclease P protein component, whose translation MNTFRKTERLCSKKSIDALFMEKKFINAFPFRLFWVHADAEAKAQVLFTVPKRKFKRAHDRNRIKRQMREAYRLNKGILYDALDKSDKHIALAILFTGNEHPEWETVSRKIILLLQRLTEELNSSKNLNTEHEAQ comes from the coding sequence TTGAACACATTCCGTAAAACGGAAAGGCTTTGCAGCAAAAAATCCATCGATGCACTTTTTATGGAAAAAAAGTTCATCAATGCTTTTCCCTTTCGTTTGTTTTGGGTGCATGCCGATGCGGAAGCCAAGGCACAGGTTTTGTTTACAGTTCCGAAACGGAAATTTAAACGGGCTCACGACCGGAACCGGATTAAACGGCAAATGCGGGAAGCTTATCGGTTAAACAAAGGCATTTTGTATGATGCTCTTGACAAATCGGATAAGCATATTGCTTTGGCGATCCTGTTCACAGGCAATGAGCATCCCGAATGGGAAACGGTTAGCCGTAAAATAATCTTACTTTTACAACGTTTGACAGAAGAGCTTAATTCTTCTAAAAATTTGAATACAGAACATGAAGCGCAGTAA
- a CDS encoding glycosyltransferase family 2 protein: MSIRKATFVRMDMQKLSLVVITFNEERNIRRCLESVAGLADEIVIVDSGSTDSTLQIAEEFSARIVQQKWLGYSEQKNSGNQLALHDWILSLDADEALSPDLKAEIIQIKNSGFKGVYEFPRLTNYCGTFVRHGGWYPDYKVRIFNRKNVCWQGTIHETLKGFSTTDITRLKGDCLHFSYYTIQEHIRQTEKFTDLSAQDLFAKNKNVSWIKSVFSPMARFVSGYFFKLGFLDGKAGFYIAKISAMSTRLKYKKLKSLYSK, encoded by the coding sequence ATGAGCATCCGAAAGGCTACATTTGTAAGGATGGACATGCAAAAACTTTCACTGGTAGTAATTACGTTCAACGAAGAGCGTAATATCCGCCGTTGTTTGGAAAGCGTGGCCGGACTGGCGGATGAAATTGTAATTGTGGATTCCGGTTCAACAGATTCTACTTTGCAAATCGCTGAGGAATTTTCTGCTCGTATTGTTCAGCAGAAATGGCTTGGCTATTCAGAACAAAAAAATTCAGGTAATCAACTTGCATTGCACGATTGGATATTATCTCTCGATGCAGATGAAGCTTTGAGTCCCGACTTAAAAGCGGAAATCATTCAAATTAAAAATTCAGGCTTCAAAGGCGTTTATGAATTTCCACGCTTAACCAATTACTGCGGAACATTTGTTCGTCACGGCGGCTGGTACCCCGATTATAAAGTCCGCATTTTTAATCGGAAAAACGTATGCTGGCAAGGCACCATACACGAAACACTCAAGGGATTTTCAACAACTGATATTACGCGATTAAAAGGCGATTGTTTGCATTTTTCATACTATACCATTCAGGAACATATTCGTCAAACCGAAAAATTTACGGATCTGTCGGCGCAGGATTTGTTTGCTAAAAATAAAAACGTGAGCTGGATTAAATCGGTATTTTCCCCCATGGCACGTTTTGTTTCAGGTTATTTTTTTAAGTTGGGATTTTTAGATGGTAAAGCCGGATTTTATATAGCGAAAATTTCGGCGATGTCGACACGTTTGAAATACAAAAAATTAAAATCACTTTATTCCAAATGA
- a CDS encoding S41 family peptidase: MKRSKQFLIVGLLAAISGIVGYSFRPVPSNEFEMSKNIEIFGAVYKELNAYYVDEPMPGKLMKDGIDAMLESLDPYTVFYPESDIEDYRFMTTGQYGGIGAVIRKNGEYSQVAEPYEGYPAMKAGLIAGDMIYEIDGKSIKGMTSDEVSRFLKGAPGTSLKLKVKREGTEGFMEKTLVREEIKIKDVPYYGMIDQQTGYIKLNSFTNTASAEVKDAFKNLKEKHGMKQLVFDLRGNGGGLLTEAVAIVNIFVPRGTEIVRQKGRMPNMNAVYPAKEEPLDLNMPLVVLIDEGSASASEIVSGSIQDLDRGVVVGQRSYGKGLVQQTRTLPYNSMMKLTVAKYYTPSGRCIQKLDYSHKDQSGKATVVSDSLIKKFKTKNGREVFDGRGIDPDVNVEMKEYSRIVASLYAQNIIFDYATKFHRENNSITNAKEFRFTDAQYNDFLAFVKNKEYSYKTMSEEKFEELKKTAEREKYFQGAESEFEALLKKVQPSKETDLMRFKDEIIEFIESEIVGRYYYQNGKIEHTLRTDPEIIEAIKIFNDPSRYKGILNGSIKTDKK; the protein is encoded by the coding sequence ATGAAGCGCAGTAAACAATTTCTTATCGTAGGCCTATTGGCAGCAATTTCGGGTATAGTCGGATATTCTTTTCGTCCGGTTCCCTCGAATGAATTTGAGATGTCGAAAAACATCGAGATTTTCGGTGCGGTGTATAAGGAGTTGAATGCGTATTACGTTGATGAGCCTATGCCCGGAAAATTGATGAAAGATGGTATTGACGCCATGCTGGAATCATTGGATCCTTATACCGTTTTTTATCCTGAATCGGACATTGAAGATTATCGCTTTATGACTACAGGTCAATATGGTGGTATCGGTGCTGTTATTCGCAAAAACGGGGAGTATTCGCAAGTGGCGGAACCTTATGAAGGATATCCTGCGATGAAAGCCGGTCTGATTGCCGGTGATATGATTTATGAAATTGACGGGAAGTCAATCAAAGGAATGACCAGTGATGAAGTGAGTCGCTTTTTAAAAGGTGCTCCCGGTACAAGTTTAAAATTAAAAGTCAAACGTGAAGGAACCGAAGGCTTCATGGAAAAAACACTGGTGCGTGAAGAAATAAAAATTAAAGATGTTCCTTATTACGGCATGATTGATCAACAAACCGGATACATCAAACTGAATAGTTTTACCAATACAGCGAGCGCCGAAGTAAAGGATGCATTTAAAAATCTGAAAGAAAAACACGGCATGAAACAACTGGTTTTTGATTTGCGCGGAAACGGTGGTGGATTGCTGACTGAAGCAGTGGCAATTGTCAATATTTTTGTCCCACGTGGAACAGAAATTGTTCGCCAAAAAGGCCGGATGCCGAATATGAATGCTGTTTATCCTGCCAAGGAAGAACCACTGGATTTAAACATGCCATTAGTGGTTTTAATTGATGAAGGATCCGCCTCTGCCTCTGAAATTGTATCCGGTTCCATTCAGGATCTGGACCGTGGTGTAGTAGTTGGACAGCGTTCCTACGGAAAAGGTCTGGTGCAACAAACGCGTACGCTACCCTACAACAGCATGATGAAATTGACCGTAGCTAAATATTATACTCCAAGCGGAAGATGTATTCAGAAATTAGATTACAGTCACAAAGACCAAAGCGGAAAAGCGACGGTAGTTTCTGATTCATTGATTAAAAAATTCAAAACCAAAAATGGCCGGGAAGTTTTTGACGGAAGAGGTATTGATCCGGATGTGAATGTTGAGATGAAGGAATACAGTCGAATCGTTGCCAGTCTTTATGCCCAGAATATTATTTTCGATTACGCCACTAAGTTTCACCGTGAAAACAATTCGATTACGAATGCCAAAGAATTCCGTTTTACGGATGCTCAATACAACGATTTTCTTGCTTTTGTAAAAAACAAAGAATACTCGTACAAGACCATGAGCGAAGAAAAATTCGAAGAGCTGAAAAAAACAGCCGAGCGCGAAAAATATTTTCAGGGAGCCGAATCGGAATTTGAGGCCTTGCTTAAAAAAGTACAACCCAGCAAAGAAACCGACTTAATGCGTTTTAAAGACGAGATCATTGAATTCATCGAATCGGAAATTGTGGGTCGTTATTACTACCAAAACGGCAAAATAGAACACACCCTGCGCACCGATCCGGAAATTATTGAAGCCATTAAAATATTTAATGACCCTTCTCGTTATAAGGGTATTCTTAACGGAAGCATCAAAACCGATAAGAAATAA
- a CDS encoding uroporphyrinogen-III synthase: protein MAIKTILVSQAPPESEKNPYAELAKKHKLKVDFRPFIHVEGVDSKDLRKEKVSIQEHTAVIMTSRNAVDHFFRVCKELRYTVPDTMKYFCISESTAYYLQKYVVYRKRKIFHGKQKFIELLDVIKKHKDEVFLLPCSDIHKQEITDVLDQHNIKYTKSIMYRTVASDLSDLADIKYDMLVFFSPQGIESLLKNFPKFKQNKTRIAAFGATTAAAVKSAGLRLDVQAPMPNAPSMTMAIEHFIKNDKEK, encoded by the coding sequence TTGGCGATCAAAACGATTCTCGTTTCTCAGGCTCCTCCGGAATCGGAGAAGAACCCTTATGCGGAGCTGGCAAAAAAGCACAAGCTTAAGGTTGACTTTCGTCCATTTATCCATGTGGAAGGTGTTGACAGTAAAGACCTGCGTAAAGAAAAAGTAAGTATCCAGGAACACACTGCAGTGATTATGACGAGTCGTAATGCCGTGGATCATTTTTTCCGTGTTTGTAAAGAGCTTCGTTATACCGTTCCCGATACAATGAAATATTTTTGCATCAGCGAATCGACTGCTTATTACCTGCAGAAATATGTGGTTTACCGCAAACGCAAAATTTTTCACGGCAAACAGAAATTTATTGAGTTACTGGATGTGATAAAGAAACATAAAGACGAAGTATTTCTTCTTCCCTGTTCCGACATCCACAAGCAGGAAATCACCGACGTACTGGACCAGCACAATATCAAATACACCAAATCCATCATGTACCGCACGGTAGCCAGTGACCTGAGTGATCTGGCAGATATTAAGTACGACATGCTGGTATTCTTTTCGCCACAAGGAATTGAATCGCTGTTAAAGAATTTTCCAAAGTTCAAGCAGAATAAAACCAGGATTGCTGCATTTGGGGCTACCACTGCAGCCGCTGTTAAGTCGGCCGGTTTACGCTTAGACGTTCAGGCACCGATGCCCAATGCTCCGAGTATGACAATGGCGATTGAGCATTTTATAAAAAACGATAAGGAAAAATAA
- a CDS encoding MarC family protein yields MSFSADLFLLVFTTFITIINPFSLIPVYMTMTASLDAANKRRTAIKASITAFLTMVIFAFAGKFIFDFFGISANGFRIVGGILFFIMGWDMLQARLIRTKMDSETVKEYITDISITPLGIPMICGPGAITNSIILMNDAQDAGAKITVIAAMFVVMLITLVSLFGAAGIQKFLGETGNKVLMRIMGLIVMVIAVEFFFAGLIPILESIQFHFVQG; encoded by the coding sequence ATGTCCTTCTCCGCCGATTTATTCCTGTTGGTCTTTACCACTTTTATCACCATCATCAATCCTTTTAGCCTGATACCGGTGTACATGACCATGACGGCGAGTCTCGATGCAGCCAACAAACGCCGCACCGCCATTAAAGCCAGTATTACCGCTTTTCTCACCATGGTGATATTTGCATTTGCGGGTAAATTCATCTTTGATTTTTTTGGCATTTCTGCCAATGGATTCCGGATTGTAGGCGGAATCTTATTTTTTATCATGGGTTGGGATATGTTGCAGGCCCGCTTGATCCGTACAAAAATGGATTCTGAAACCGTGAAAGAATACATTACCGACATTTCCATTACACCTCTTGGCATACCCATGATTTGTGGTCCGGGTGCCATTACCAATTCCATCATTCTCATGAACGATGCACAAGATGCAGGTGCAAAAATAACAGTGATTGCAGCGATGTTTGTCGTAATGCTGATCACGCTCGTATCACTCTTTGGTGCGGCCGGTATTCAGAAGTTCCTTGGAGAAACAGGAAATAAAGTCCTGATGCGTATTATGGGATTAATCGTAATGGTTATTGCTGTTGAATTTTTCTTCGCAGGTTTAATTCCTATTTTAGAATCGATCCAGTTTCACTTTGTGCAAGGCTGA
- a CDS encoding glycosyltransferase family 4 protein: MKQIILEMEKLKHLETGLGQFCFHLGNELLLQQQEQFKLNFFLPEQAATLFDKKVAVKFSKQWNKLFMPGASRFDLWHILHQDSKYIPASPKKMVITVHDLNFLQKYSGRKQQSRLQQLQSRIDRSSGVAVISNYTGSVLKNHIELKDCPLRVIYNGNSLKQFPHAQRPGFIQEDHPFFFALGVLSPRKNFHVLPPLLKRFPHHRLVIAGPSHSEYPQQILSAAKAAGVSSRLILVNQITEEEKYWLYANMDAFLFPSLAEGFGLPVVEAMSLGKPVFLSNLTSLPEVGGEMAFYFKNFDAEEMANQLEAGLHKVAHISDYSSLVKQHAHQFSWQNAAKEYLNFYSEVLS, translated from the coding sequence ATGAAACAAATCATCCTCGAAATGGAAAAATTGAAACACCTCGAAACGGGGTTGGGACAATTTTGTTTTCATTTGGGGAATGAATTATTGCTTCAGCAACAGGAACAGTTTAAACTGAATTTTTTTCTTCCGGAACAAGCTGCAACTTTGTTTGATAAAAAGGTTGCTGTAAAATTCAGTAAGCAATGGAACAAACTGTTTATGCCGGGAGCATCGCGTTTTGATTTATGGCATATCCTGCATCAGGATTCGAAATACATTCCCGCTTCACCCAAAAAAATGGTGATCACGGTTCATGATTTAAATTTTTTGCAAAAATATTCAGGACGAAAACAACAATCGCGCTTGCAACAACTTCAATCCCGTATTGACCGTAGTTCCGGTGTGGCCGTAATTTCCAATTATACGGGTTCAGTTTTAAAAAATCATATTGAATTAAAGGATTGTCCGCTTCGCGTTATTTATAACGGAAATTCGTTAAAACAATTTCCCCATGCTCAGCGGCCGGGATTTATTCAGGAGGATCACCCTTTCTTTTTTGCATTAGGTGTTTTATCGCCACGTAAAAACTTTCATGTCTTGCCACCGCTCTTAAAACGCTTTCCTCATCACCGTTTGGTAATTGCAGGACCATCCCATTCTGAATACCCGCAACAAATTTTATCCGCCGCGAAAGCAGCAGGTGTATCATCGCGTTTGATTCTGGTAAATCAGATTACTGAAGAAGAAAAGTATTGGCTGTATGCGAATATGGATGCGTTTTTATTTCCATCGCTTGCAGAAGGATTCGGTCTCCCTGTGGTGGAGGCAATGAGTTTGGGTAAACCGGTATTCCTTTCAAACTTAACTTCATTACCGGAAGTAGGAGGAGAAATGGCGTTTTATTTTAAAAATTTCGATGCAGAGGAAATGGCCAATCAACTGGAAGCAGGATTGCATAAAGTCGCGCACATTTCCGATTATTCTTCATTGGTAAAACAACACGCCCATCAATTTTCCTGGCAAAATGCTGCAAAGGAATACCTGAATTTTTATTCAGAGGTTTTATCCTGA
- a CDS encoding homoserine dehydrogenase, translated as MENQVKIGLFGFGCVGQGLYDVLSQSRGFKTQIKKIVVKDKNKKRSLPEHLFSFDKNEILNDPEINLVVELIDNAADAFEIVSTALRKGKNVVSANKKMIAENFEELVRIQNEYGTSLLYEASSCGSIPIVRNLEEYYDNELLRAVSGIFNGSSNYILTKVQNENLDYATALHQAQELGFAESNPKLDVEGYDAKFKLIIVAGHTFGVFAKPEEVLNLGIQNLALGDVDFAKSRDKRIRLVANTFQLDDERITLFVTPRLVGKEDQLYNVNNEYNAVILEAAFSDKQLFVGKGAGGHPTGSAVLSDISANTYQYRYEYKKFHQTSRFAYSTDLELEVYLRSNDPKLFDELHFTSISEKGINYVTGVNYVIGVLSLKSLIENKERINQSGAFLAATGEVILGEGTQKEKLHLTENVGVN; from the coding sequence ATGGAAAATCAGGTAAAGATTGGTCTGTTTGGCTTCGGATGTGTGGGGCAGGGATTGTATGATGTTTTATCCCAAAGCAGGGGATTTAAAACTCAGATCAAGAAAATTGTGGTGAAGGATAAAAACAAAAAGAGAAGTCTTCCCGAACATTTGTTTTCGTTTGATAAAAATGAAATCCTGAACGATCCGGAAATTAATCTGGTGGTGGAGTTGATCGACAATGCGGCTGATGCTTTTGAAATTGTTTCTACAGCACTCAGGAAGGGGAAAAACGTAGTGAGCGCAAATAAAAAAATGATTGCGGAAAATTTTGAAGAATTAGTCCGCATTCAAAATGAATACGGCACATCATTGCTTTACGAGGCTTCATCTTGCGGATCCATTCCCATTGTGCGGAATCTGGAAGAGTATTACGACAATGAATTACTTCGTGCGGTGAGCGGAATTTTTAATGGTTCTTCTAATTACATCCTCACTAAAGTGCAGAATGAAAATCTCGATTACGCCACTGCTTTACATCAGGCACAGGAACTTGGCTTTGCAGAGAGTAATCCGAAACTGGATGTGGAAGGATATGATGCCAAGTTTAAGTTGATTATTGTGGCCGGACATACCTTCGGCGTTTTCGCAAAACCGGAAGAAGTTTTAAATCTCGGCATTCAAAATCTTGCACTGGGTGATGTTGATTTTGCAAAATCGCGCGATAAACGAATCCGCCTGGTAGCAAATACATTTCAACTCGATGATGAACGCATTACCTTATTTGTAACACCGCGACTGGTAGGGAAAGAAGATCAGTTGTACAATGTGAATAATGAATACAATGCCGTAATTCTTGAAGCTGCATTTTCCGATAAGCAATTGTTTGTAGGTAAAGGAGCGGGCGGACATCCAACCGGTTCTGCAGTTCTCTCGGATATTTCTGCAAACACCTATCAATACCGTTACGAGTACAAAAAATTTCATCAGACTTCCCGTTTTGCCTATTCCACAGATTTGGAACTCGAAGTTTATCTCCGTTCGAATGATCCAAAATTATTTGATGAACTCCATTTTACTTCCATCTCCGAAAAAGGAATCAATTATGTCACCGGAGTGAATTATGTCATCGGTGTGCTTTCACTTAAATCATTGATTGAAAATAAAGAAAGAATTAACCAGTCAGGAGCATTCCTTGCTGCCACCGGAGAGGTTATTCTTGGAGAGGGAACGCAAAAAGAAAAATTGCATCTCACCGAAAACGTAGGGGTGAATTAA